In Chitinophaga nivalis, a single genomic region encodes these proteins:
- a CDS encoding GbsR/MarR family transcriptional regulator: protein MNLVEAKAQFIQTWGSLGAQWGINRTMAQIHALLLVMPDPLSADDIMEELNISRGNTNMNVRELINWGLVERVLIPGERKEFFIAEKDIWKVATYIARERKKRELDPIMKVLLQLQQAEGDSKDKELKAFKDAISNINKFAVQTDKTISAFIKSEESWFYSSLIKLIK from the coding sequence ATGAACTTAGTGGAAGCAAAAGCGCAATTCATCCAAACCTGGGGATCTTTAGGGGCACAATGGGGTATCAACCGTACTATGGCTCAGATTCATGCGTTATTGCTGGTTATGCCGGATCCGTTGAGTGCGGATGATATCATGGAAGAATTAAACATCTCCCGGGGCAATACCAATATGAATGTGCGGGAACTCATCAACTGGGGCCTCGTAGAACGTGTACTCATTCCCGGTGAAAGGAAAGAGTTTTTTATCGCAGAAAAGGACATCTGGAAAGTAGCTACCTACATTGCCCGCGAAAGAAAAAAACGGGAGCTGGATCCTATTATGAAAGTATTACTGCAACTCCAGCAGGCAGAAGGCGATTCCAAAGATAAAGAGCTGAAAGCCTTTAAAGATGCCATTTCCAACATCAACAAATTTGCCGTACAAACCGACAAAACCATCAGTGCCTTCATTAAATCTGAAGAAAGCTGGTTTTATAGCAGCCTGATTAAGCTAATCAAATAA
- a CDS encoding ribonuclease H-like YkuK family protein produces MQWRRFNGEVIHLPVKEEVRQAIIRETAHGFRLKVCIGTDSQVKGLETEFATVIVFLREGHGGFMFIHNEKTKDRYSIKERMLVEVAKSIEIAYELCDLFTQYDVDMEVHADINTNPQFKSNLALREAMGYILGMGFAFKAKPEAFASSSCANKMVN; encoded by the coding sequence ATGCAATGGAGAAGATTTAATGGAGAAGTGATTCATCTTCCGGTTAAGGAAGAAGTACGCCAGGCCATTATCCGTGAAACGGCACACGGATTCCGGCTGAAAGTATGTATCGGTACCGATTCTCAGGTAAAAGGCCTGGAGACGGAATTTGCGACCGTGATCGTATTTCTGCGGGAAGGCCATGGTGGATTCATGTTTATCCACAATGAAAAAACCAAAGACCGCTATTCCATCAAAGAAAGGATGCTGGTGGAAGTAGCCAAGAGTATTGAAATTGCCTATGAACTGTGCGACCTGTTCACCCAATACGATGTGGATATGGAAGTACATGCAGACATCAATACCAATCCGCAGTTCAAAAGTAACCTGGCATTGCGGGAAGCAATGGGTTACATCCTGGGTATGGGCTTTGCCTTTAAAGCCAAACCAGAAGCTTTTGCCAGCAGCAGCTGCGCCAATAAAATGGTGAATTAA
- a CDS encoding pyruvate dehydrogenase complex dihydrolipoamide acetyltransferase, which translates to MAEVIRMPLLSDTMTEGVIAEWHKKVGDTVKADDVIAEVETDKATMEVMGYVEGTLLYIGVEKGKAAKVNGIIAIVGKPGEDYTALLEGNNSAAPAAAQAQPAASPAPQAAAPAAAPAVNDAALQEALKNATVVRMPLLSDTMTEGKIVAWNKKVGDVVKSDDVLAEVETDKATMEVIGYADGTLLYIGVKEGDAAKVNGIIAIVGKAGTSVDAILAAENGAPAATAAPATEAAPAATTAAPAETAAAGNADGRVKASPLAKKLAQEKGIDIQQVTGSGDGGRIVKKDVDGFVPAAAAPAPAAAQTTAAAPAASAPAATFAAQSGEGYTDIPVSKMRSVIAKRLSESKFSAPHFYLKVDVNMDKAMEIRKSINEVSPVKISFNDMVIKAASLALRQHPDVNSSWMGDFIRQNKHIHIGSAVAIEDGLIVPVVRFADQKTLSQIASEAKVLYDKAKNKKLQPQDFSGNTFTVSNLGMLGIDEFTAIINPPDSAILAVGGIKETAIVEKGEVKVANIMKLTLSCDHRSVDGAVGARFLATLKAYLESPLTMMV; encoded by the coding sequence ATGGCAGAAGTTATCAGAATGCCCCTTTTGAGTGATACGATGACGGAAGGGGTCATTGCGGAATGGCATAAAAAGGTGGGCGATACCGTAAAGGCAGACGATGTTATTGCTGAAGTGGAAACTGACAAGGCAACAATGGAAGTGATGGGCTATGTGGAAGGGACCTTGTTGTACATTGGTGTGGAAAAAGGAAAAGCAGCTAAGGTTAACGGAATTATTGCCATTGTTGGTAAGCCAGGAGAAGACTATACGGCTTTACTGGAAGGAAATAACAGCGCTGCTCCGGCAGCTGCACAGGCGCAACCCGCTGCCAGCCCTGCACCGCAGGCCGCTGCACCAGCTGCTGCTCCGGCAGTAAATGATGCTGCGCTGCAAGAAGCACTGAAAAACGCGACTGTTGTCCGGATGCCACTGCTCAGCGATACCATGACGGAAGGAAAAATCGTAGCCTGGAACAAAAAAGTAGGCGACGTAGTGAAAAGTGATGATGTACTGGCTGAAGTAGAAACGGATAAAGCAACCATGGAAGTCATCGGTTATGCTGATGGCACTTTGTTATATATAGGTGTAAAAGAAGGCGATGCTGCCAAAGTAAACGGTATTATTGCCATTGTTGGTAAAGCCGGTACCAGTGTAGATGCCATTCTCGCGGCTGAAAACGGTGCTCCTGCTGCTACAGCAGCACCTGCTACGGAAGCTGCACCCGCTGCTACTACTGCCGCTCCTGCCGAAACTGCTGCTGCCGGTAATGCCGATGGCCGTGTTAAAGCATCTCCGCTGGCTAAGAAACTGGCCCAGGAGAAAGGTATTGATATCCAACAGGTAACAGGTTCCGGAGACGGTGGCCGTATCGTGAAAAAAGATGTTGATGGTTTTGTACCGGCTGCTGCTGCACCAGCACCTGCTGCCGCACAAACAACTGCTGCTGCTCCTGCTGCCAGCGCACCTGCCGCCACATTTGCTGCACAATCCGGCGAAGGTTATACCGACATTCCGGTAAGCAAAATGCGTTCGGTTATTGCCAAACGTCTCAGCGAAAGCAAATTCTCCGCTCCTCACTTCTACCTGAAAGTAGATGTGAATATGGATAAAGCGATGGAAATACGTAAATCCATCAACGAAGTTTCTCCGGTGAAGATTTCCTTCAACGATATGGTGATCAAAGCTGCCTCCCTGGCGCTGCGTCAGCATCCGGATGTAAACAGCAGCTGGATGGGTGATTTTATCCGTCAGAACAAACACATTCACATCGGTTCTGCAGTAGCCATCGAAGATGGACTGATTGTGCCGGTAGTACGCTTTGCTGATCAGAAAACACTGAGCCAGATTGCGAGTGAAGCAAAAGTGCTGTACGATAAAGCCAAAAACAAAAAACTGCAGCCGCAGGATTTCAGCGGTAATACCTTTACCGTATCCAACCTCGGTATGCTGGGTATAGACGAGTTCACCGCCATCATCAATCCACCGGATTCCGCTATCCTCGCAGTAGGCGGTATTAAGGAAACAGCGATTGTGGAAAAAGGTGAAGTGAAAGTGGCCAACATCATGAAACTGACCCTGAGCTGCGACCACAGAAGTGTGGACGGAGCAGTAGGCGCCCGTTTCCTGGCGACCCTGAAAGCTTACCTGGAAAGCCCGCTGACCATGATGGTGTAA
- a CDS encoding TIGR01777 family oxidoreductase, with amino-acid sequence MSSTAGIQHKKIVIAAGTGFIGKSLLEYFGPHNDIVILTRQPRAGNKQVSYVQWDARTPGDWISSLEKADILINLTGKSVNCRYNDRNKQLITESRIEATEVLGQAIRTLQHPPALWINAASATIYRHATDRPMDEFTGEIANDFSVQVCKRWEQTFNDITLPHTRKVILRIGVTLGWQPGGVMQPYLNLVKFGLGGFQGTGQQMFTWIHQADVCRMVEWLAGREDLSGVFNCTAPQPVPNKVFMKTLRQTAGHLFGLPAPAPLLAIGAALIGTETELLLKSRWVLPTRALREGFVFLYPALPEAFKDILAHMPRSAYHLF; translated from the coding sequence ATGTCATCTACCGCAGGTATACAACATAAAAAAATAGTGATTGCCGCCGGCACCGGCTTTATTGGTAAAAGTCTGCTGGAATACTTCGGCCCCCATAACGACATCGTCATACTCACCCGGCAGCCCCGTGCCGGTAATAAACAAGTCAGCTATGTACAATGGGATGCCCGCACCCCCGGCGACTGGATCTCTTCCCTGGAAAAAGCAGATATCCTGATCAACCTGACTGGCAAAAGCGTTAATTGTCGCTATAACGACCGGAACAAACAGCTCATTACCGAAAGCCGCATCGAGGCAACGGAAGTACTGGGGCAGGCCATACGCACCCTGCAACATCCCCCCGCACTATGGATCAACGCTGCCAGCGCCACGATCTACCGGCATGCCACCGACCGGCCGATGGATGAATTCACCGGTGAAATAGCCAACGACTTTTCCGTACAGGTATGCAAGCGCTGGGAACAGACATTTAATGATATAACCCTACCCCATACACGAAAAGTGATCCTGCGTATAGGCGTAACACTCGGATGGCAACCCGGTGGCGTCATGCAGCCTTATCTCAATCTTGTTAAATTCGGACTGGGCGGCTTTCAGGGCACCGGGCAACAAATGTTTACCTGGATACATCAGGCCGATGTATGCCGGATGGTGGAATGGCTGGCCGGCCGCGAAGATCTTTCCGGTGTGTTCAACTGCACAGCGCCGCAACCGGTTCCCAATAAAGTATTTATGAAAACATTGCGGCAGACGGCCGGCCATCTCTTCGGCCTTCCGGCACCCGCTCCCCTGCTGGCCATCGGCGCCGCGCTGATAGGTACTGAAACGGAACTGCTGCTGAAAAGCAGGTGGGTACTCCCTACCCGGGCATTGCGGGAAGGATTTGTATTCCTGTATCCGGCATTACCGGAAGCCTTTAAAGACATCCTGGCGCATATGCCTCGTTCCGCTTATCACTTGTTTTGA
- a CDS encoding CoA-binding protein produces the protein MDTINDKKLTVVLGASPNPERYSNMAVNRLKAKGHPVVAIGNRAAAIDDTPIITEHPALENVDTVTLYLNPLLQEAYYDYILQLQPKRIIFNPGTENEELANIAREHHIEPLEACTLVLLTTGQF, from the coding sequence ATGGATACGATCAATGATAAAAAGCTCACCGTTGTATTAGGTGCCTCACCTAATCCGGAAAGATACAGTAACATGGCTGTAAACAGACTGAAAGCCAAAGGCCATCCGGTAGTAGCTATCGGCAACCGTGCCGCTGCCATAGACGACACGCCGATCATTACGGAACATCCGGCCCTGGAAAATGTAGATACCGTTACCCTTTATCTGAACCCTTTACTGCAGGAAGCATACTATGACTATATCCTGCAGCTGCAACCCAAACGTATTATTTTTAATCCGGGAACAGAAAATGAGGAGCTGGCCAACATCGCCAGGGAACATCATATTGAACCACTGGAGGCCTGTACCCTGGTATTACTCACTACCGGACAGTTTTAG
- a CDS encoding DNA polymerase III subunit gamma/tau: MENFIVSARKYRPQNFSTVVGQAHITTTLKNAIRNHQLAHAFLFCGPRGVGKTTCARILAKTINCENLQPDGEACNECHSCKSFNEGSSFNIHELDAASNNSVDDIRTLVEQVRFSPQAGKYKIYIIDEVHMLSSSAFNAFLKTLEEPPSYAIFILATTEKHKILPTILSRCQIFDFKRITIQDTVDHLQEICGKENIQADTDALHLVAQKTDGCMRDSLSTLDKIVSFTSGHLTYQNTLEHLNILDYDYFFRVMDTVLQEDIATALLLFDEILQKGFEGDNFLNGWAEFLRNLLLCKEEKALHLVEVSGNLKERYKQLSSQISPAYLITALHLLNETEINYRMARNKRLHVEMALIKLCYLQQAVTLVSDDNTGEVSKKKLVPDGSAPQQLRTAAAQPTAARPVTEKPAAPAAPVTPPASTTNTATPPVPPVQAPPVAASHTPAPAEATPPPAAPVTPPVVPPVATTAPQTSAPAQPTAPVSAPAAKPATTAAPAGKLTGLAAMKQAMAAKQQDTPQATIIPLTQGAIHVYWEEFIDQYRQANKMTVVSNLQLALLKLLTPTEIGIVSRNIVQFRFMEEEKLVISEFFKQKFNNPTIILTLLLDESQQTQDIGPAPLSSREQFQQMAEKFPLVKELKDRLNMELDF; this comes from the coding sequence ATGGAGAATTTTATCGTTTCAGCCCGGAAATACCGTCCACAAAACTTTTCAACAGTAGTCGGACAGGCACACATTACTACCACCCTTAAAAACGCCATCCGCAATCACCAGCTGGCACATGCCTTCCTGTTTTGCGGACCACGGGGGGTGGGAAAAACTACCTGTGCCCGTATTCTGGCAAAAACTATCAACTGCGAAAACCTGCAACCAGACGGGGAAGCCTGTAACGAATGTCATTCCTGTAAATCCTTCAACGAAGGAAGTTCGTTTAATATTCACGAGCTGGATGCCGCGTCTAACAACTCGGTAGATGATATCAGGACCCTGGTGGAGCAGGTACGTTTTTCTCCGCAGGCAGGTAAATACAAGATCTATATCATAGATGAGGTACACATGCTGAGTTCCTCGGCTTTCAACGCATTTCTGAAAACGCTGGAAGAACCGCCCTCCTATGCTATCTTCATCCTGGCCACCACAGAGAAACACAAGATATTACCAACGATCCTCAGTCGTTGTCAGATATTTGATTTTAAACGTATTACCATACAGGATACGGTAGATCACCTGCAGGAAATCTGTGGTAAAGAAAATATCCAGGCAGATACAGATGCCTTGCACCTGGTAGCGCAGAAAACCGATGGTTGTATGCGTGACTCCCTGAGTACACTGGATAAAATCGTCAGCTTTACCAGCGGCCATCTTACCTATCAGAATACCCTGGAACACCTGAACATCCTGGATTACGATTACTTTTTCCGGGTAATGGACACGGTTTTACAGGAAGATATCGCCACAGCACTGTTATTATTTGATGAAATTTTACAGAAAGGATTTGAGGGAGATAATTTCCTGAACGGCTGGGCAGAATTCTTACGGAACCTGTTATTGTGCAAGGAAGAGAAGGCCTTACACCTGGTAGAAGTATCCGGTAACCTGAAAGAACGTTACAAACAGCTATCCAGCCAGATCAGTCCGGCCTACCTCATTACAGCCCTGCACCTGCTCAATGAAACCGAGATCAATTACCGCATGGCGCGTAATAAGCGGTTGCATGTGGAAATGGCGCTGATTAAACTTTGTTATCTCCAGCAGGCAGTTACCCTGGTAAGTGATGACAATACCGGCGAGGTATCAAAAAAAAAATTAGTTCCTGACGGCTCCGCTCCGCAACAGCTGCGGACTGCGGCAGCCCAGCCCACAGCGGCCCGGCCCGTTACGGAAAAACCGGCAGCCCCTGCTGCACCGGTTACTCCACCTGCATCAACAACTAACACAGCTACTCCACCGGTTCCTCCTGTACAGGCGCCTCCGGTGGCAGCATCCCATACACCTGCTCCGGCCGAGGCTACACCGCCACCAGCTGCTCCGGTAACACCGCCAGTGGTGCCTCCGGTAGCAACCACTGCACCACAGACCAGCGCTCCGGCTCAGCCAACAGCACCAGTCAGTGCCCCGGCTGCCAAACCAGCTACTACAGCCGCACCAGCAGGCAAACTCACCGGCCTGGCCGCAATGAAGCAGGCCATGGCTGCCAAACAGCAGGATACGCCGCAGGCGACCATCATTCCACTCACCCAGGGCGCTATTCACGTGTACTGGGAGGAATTCATTGACCAATACCGGCAGGCCAATAAAATGACTGTAGTCAGCAACCTGCAGCTGGCCCTGTTAAAGCTGCTGACACCTACCGAAATTGGTATTGTCAGCCGGAACATTGTACAGTTCCGGTTTATGGAAGAAGAGAAGCTGGTGATTTCCGAGTTCTTCAAGCAAAAATTCAATAATCCGACCATTATACTCACCCTGTTGCTGGACGAAAGCCAGCAGACCCAGGATATTGGTCCGGCTCCCCTTTCCAGCAGGGAACAATTCCAGCAAATGGCGGAGAAATTCCCCCTGGTAAAGGAGCTGAAAGACAGGCTTAATATGGAGCTAGACTTTTAG